A genomic segment from Melanotaenia boesemani isolate fMelBoe1 chromosome 9, fMelBoe1.pri, whole genome shotgun sequence encodes:
- the LOC121645467 gene encoding uncharacterized protein LOC121645467 — MFLSRFGIQRFDGSDVDIRFFTRFASYDHLMRFWQVIQPSLKYMVRATSLTADDAGRLSAPTGQALHPIDEMFLFLNYPALVLKQRDLADRYQIHQSTVSRIILTWSIFLLSVLGAQRIWMTQERIREYLPVEFRDYADTTVVLDCTELRCQTPSSPLLQSEVYSNYKSHCTLKGMIGIAPHGPVTFVSPLYAGSISDKQLFVESGLCKLLRPDSAIMVDRGFLMDNCVPCKMYRPAFLSGRHQMPESEVRETQAIAHLRVHVERVIRRLKEHKLLDSVIPLNMFGNINQLYVVACLLLNYENGPLVKAWAK; from the exons atgtTCCTGTCACGTTTCGGGATACAGCGATTTGATGGGTCCGATGTGGACATTCGTTTTTTCACCCG GTTTGCATCTTATGACCACCTGATGCGGTTTTGGCAGGTCATTCAACCATCACTGAAATACATGGTCCGAGCGACCAGCTtaactgctgatgatgctggacGACTGAGTGCTCCCACG GGACAGGCTCTACACCCAATAGATGAGatgttcctgttcctgaacTACCCGGCCCTTGTACTGAAGCAGAGGGACCTGGCTGACCGCTATCAAATCCACCAATCTACTGTGAGCAGAATAATTCTCACATGGAgcatttttttgctttctgtcctgGGTGCACAGAGAATCTGGATGACACAAGAGAGGATCCGGGAGTACCTACCTGTAGAGTTCAGAGACTATGCTGACACCACTGTGGTTCTGGACTGCACTGAGCTGAGGTGCCAAACCCCTTCTTCTCCCTTGCTACAGAGTGAGGTCTACTCAAACTACAAGTCCCACTGCACCCTGAAAGGAATGATTGGTATAGCACCACATGGTCCAGTGACCTTTGTTTCTCCCCTCTATGCTGGTTCGATCAGCgacaagcagctgtttgtggaatCAGGTCTTTGCAAGCTTCTCCGTCCAGACTCAGCGATCATGGTGGACAGAGGCTTCCTGATGGACAACTGTGTGCCCTGTAAGATGTACAGACctgcatttctttcaggaaGACATCAAATGCCTGAGAGTGAGGTCAGGGAAACGCAGGCAATCGCACACCTCAGAGTGCATGTGGAGCGTGTGATTCGAAGATTGAAAGAACACAAGTTATTGGATTCAGTCATTCCTTTGAATATGTTTGGTAACATTAATCAACTGTACGTTGTTGCATGTCTCCTGCTGAACTACGAAAATGGCCCCTTGGTTAAGGCTTGGGCAAAGTAG